A window of the Paralichthys olivaceus isolate ysfri-2021 chromosome 5, ASM2471397v2, whole genome shotgun sequence genome harbors these coding sequences:
- the kcnh6a gene encoding potassium voltage-gated channel subfamily H member 6a isoform X3 — MPVRRGHVALQNTYLDTIIRKFDEQNRKFLIANAQMKNCGIIYCNEGFCQMFGFTRAEIMQQPCTCQFLVGPGTMKSALAQLAQALLGSEEHKVEILYYAKEGTCRPCRVDIVPVKNEEGLVIMFILDFQELIDPTLKKSGLRQRVTQGWIYCQNRRLKMRLPVLRSMRQASLSKDQFEGVVVDYLQSDSEEVPLKEFRIPSKESCMQSETEALIEQDLDPPSPAAQSSTKHCSLLTDRLDPDIAFPRGNVPRSCSRDSVRSLRRASSLDNIDGMRAEWSSRPGDPQTNSNLKPSTLNSTSDSDLIRHRTIGRIPQVTLTFGSDRMRPPSPTEIEIIAPSKIKDRTQNVTEKVTHVTQVLSLGADVLPEYKLQAPRIHKWTILHYSPFKAVWDWVILLLVIYTAIFTPYSAAFLLNEVEEQRRRTCGYTCNPLNVVDLVVDVMFIVDILINFRTTYVNHNDEVVSHPGHIAQHYFKGWFLIDIVAAIPFDLLIFRSGSEEPQTTTLIGLLKTARLLRLVRVARKLDRYSEYGAAVLFLLMCTFALIAHWLACIWYAIGNVERTSSAHIGGMKIGWLDNLADQIGKHYNDSDLASGPSIKDKYVTALYFTFSSLTSVGFGNVSPNTNPEKIFSICVMLIGSLMYASIFGNVSAIIQRLYSGTARYHTQMLRVKEFIRFHQIPGGLKQRLEEYFQHAWSYTNGIDMNAVLKGFPECLQADICLHLNRTLLQNCKAFRGANKGCLRALAMRFKTTHAPPGDTLVHSGDILTAVYFISRGSIEILRDDVVVAILGKNDIFGEPISLYGRPGKSSADVRALTYCDLHKILRDDLLEVLDMYPDFADMFWNNLEITFNLRDADRINQPTPSRDSECGYRRTRHRRSSLRRRNRPDGMDREDSYPDQSCTMANHHQSMMAGSHWEDLCSSASICSQSSDEEMKPTGHSKGELYPPRGDTRDYPPAVVNILPHSGPSAGMGPPIDHGGPPFSAAAPISVSGLYGYWQGRRSSQFSEGQRQTSAVRASFHPPPCAVERPSELESRLELLQSQLNRLETRMTADINVILQLLQRQMAPVPPAYSAVSPSPHPPHPTTLYSTGPPTIHTVPTVPLVQIDSTASLLQSPDSDFEHKSKDSLSSGIHLTVASDDTMSMSPEADPPHLPTMDLATPQLLGIHAPPGLLCGSQRFPSLPEHLETSTEMKEIQR, encoded by the exons ATCGCAAGTTTCTGATCGCCAATGCTCAGATGAAGAACTGTGGCATCATCTACTGCAATGAAGGCTTCTGCCAGATGTTTGGCTTCACCAGGGCGGAAATCATGCAGCAGCCCTGTACCTGTCAGTTCCTGGTGGGGCCCGGCACCATGAAGAGCGCCCTGGCCCAGCTGGCACAGGCGCTGCTCGGCTCTGAGGAGCACAAGGTGGAGATCCTGTACTACGCTAAGGAAG GGACCTGCAGACCCTGCCGGGTGGACATTGTCcctgtgaaaaatgaggaaggCCTCGTCATCATGTTCATCCTCGACTTCCAGGAGCTGATTGATCCCACACTCAAAAAATCTGGCCTCAGGCAGAGAGTAACCCAAGGATGGATTTACT GTCAGAATCGCAGGCTGAAGATGAGGCTGCCAGTGCTGCGTTCCATGAGACAAGCATCACTTTCCAAAGATCAGTTCGAAGGGGTCGTAGTGGACTACCTGCAG TCGGACAGCGAAGAGGTTCCTTTGAAAGAGTTTCGGATCCCGTCCAAGGAGAGCTGCATGCAGTCAGAGACAGAAGCTCTGATAGAACAGGACCTGGatcctccctctcctgcagCCCAGTCCTCCACCAAGCACTGCTCCCTGCTGACGGACCGCCTGGACCCCGACATTGCCTTCCCCCGGGGGAATGTACCTCGGAGCTGCTCCCGGGACAGTGTCCGCAGCCTCCGACGTGCCTCATCATTGGACAACATCGATGGCATGAGGGCAGAGTGGAGCAGTCGACCCGGAGACCCTCAAACTAACAGCA ATTTGAAGCCCAGCACTCTGAACTCCACGTCAGACTCGGATTTGATAAGACACCGGACCATCGGCCGCATCCCTCAGGTTACCCTCACCTTCGGCTCAGATCGGATGAGACCTCCTTCGCCAACGGAGATCGAAATCATCGCACCAAGCAAGATAAAAGACCGCACCCAGAACGTCACTGAGAAGGTCACTCACGTCACACAG GTGTTGTCCCTCGGCGCTGACGTGCTGCCAGAGTACAAGCTCCAGGCCCCACGCATCCACAAATGGACCATCCTGCACTACAGCCCGTTCAAAGCGGTATGGGACTGGGTCATCCTGCTGCTGGTCATCTACACTGCAATCTTCACACCATACTCAGCTGCTTTCCTTCTCAACGAGGTGgaggagcagcggaggaggacCTGCGGCTACACCTGCAACCCTCTCAACGTGGTGGACCTGGTGGTGGACGTCATGTTCATCGTGGACATTCTCATCAACTTCAGGACCACCTACGTCAACCACAACGACGAGGTGGTCAGCCATCCGGGACACATTGCACAGCACTACTTCAAGGGCTGGTTCCTCATCGACATCGTGGCCGCCATCCCCTTCGATCTGCTCATATTCCGCTCTGGatcagaggag CCCCAGACAACCACTCTGATTGGATTACTGAAGACAGCCAGGCTGTTGAGGTTGGTGCGAGTGGCCAGGAAGCTGGACCGTTACTCTGAGTATGGAGCCGCCGTCCTTTTCCTTCTCATGTGCACCTTTGCCCTCATCGCTCATTGGTTGGCCTGCATCTGGTACGCCATTGGCAACGTGGAGCGCACCAGCTCTGCGCACATCGGCGGCATGAAGATCGGTTGGCTGGACAACCTGGCTGACCAGATTGGCAAACACTACAACGACAGTGACCTGGCCTCAGGCCCCTCCATCAAGGACAAGTATGTCACCGCTCTGTACTTTACCTTCAGCAGCTTGACCAGCGTGGGCTTTGGGAACGTCTCGCCTAACACCAACCCGGAGAAGATCTTCTCCATCTGTGTCATGCTCATTGGCT CTCTGATGTACGCCAGTATCTTCGGTAACGTGTCAGCCATTATCCAGAGGTTGTACTCTGGTACGGCACGCTACCACACCCAGATGCTGCGGGTCAAAGAGTTCATTCGTTTCCATCAGATCCCAGGAGGCCTGAAACAGAGGCTGGAGGAGTACTTCCAACACGCCTGGTCTTACACCAATGGCATCGACATGAATGCT GTTTTAAAGGGTTTCCCTGAGTGTCTGCAGGCTGACATCTGCCTCCATCTGAACCGCACCTTGCTACAGAACTGCAAAGCCTTTCGAGGCGCCAACAAAGGCTGCCTGCGGGCTTTGGCCATGCGATTCAAGACTACCCACGCTCCCCCAGGGGACACTCTGGTCCACAGTGGGGACATTCTCACAGCCGTCTACTTCATTTCCAGAGGCTCCATCGAAATCCTTAGGGACGACGTGGTGGTGGCCATACTGG GAAAGAACGACATCTTTGGTGAACCCATCAGTCTCTATGGCAGACCGGGGAAGTCCAGCGCTGACGTCAGAGCTTTGACTTACTGCGACCTGCACAAGATCCTGAGAGATGACCTGCTGGAAGTGCTGGACATGTATCCCGACTTTGCTGACATGTTCTGGAACAACTTGGAGATCACCTTCAACCTGAGAGAT GCAGATAGAATAAACCAGCCAACCCCGAGCAGGGACTCTGAATGTGGCTACCGCCGGACAAGGCATCGGAGAAGCTCCCTGCGCCGTCGAAACCGTCCAG ACGGGATGGACCGTGAGGACTCTTACCCTGATCAGTCCTGCACAATGGCAAACCACCACCAGAGCATGATGGCAGGATCCCACTGGGAGGACCTCTGCAGCAGCGCCAGTATCTGTTCACAGTCTAGCGATGAGGAGATGAAACCCACGGGACACAGCAAAGGGGAGCTGTACCCCCCCAGAGGTGACACCAGAGACTACCCCCCAGCAGTAGTTAACATCCTGCCTCACAGTGGCCCCTCTGCTGGGATGGGACCCCCCATAGACCACGGAGGACCACCATTCTCAG cagcagcaccgatCAGCGTGTCAGGGTTGTACGGCTACTGGCAGGGCCGCAGATCCAGCCAGTTCTCCGAAGGCCAGAGACAGACGTCAGCAGTCAGGGCCAGTTTCCACCCACCGCCGTGCGCTGTGGAGCGGCCCAGTGAGCTGGAATCAAGACTGGAGCTGCTGCAATCACAGCTGAATCG GCTGGAGACGCGTATGACGGCAGATATCAACGTgatcctgcagctcctccagcgaCAGATGGCCCCAGTGCCTCCAGCCTACAGCGCCGTGTCCCCCAGCCCTCACCCACCTCACCCCACCACCCTGTACAGCACAGGACCACCAACAATTCACACTGTCCCCACAGTCCCGCTGGTACAGATCGACAGCACTgcctcactgctgcag AGTCCAGACTCTGACTTTGAGCACAAATCCAAGGACTCCCTGTCGAGTGGGATCCATCTCACTGTGGCCTCAGATGACACCATGTCAATGTCACCAGAGGCGGACCCACCACACCTGCCCACCATGGACCTCGCCACTCCTCAGCTGTTGGGGATCCACGCGCCTCCTGGACTGTTATGTGGCAGCCAGcgcttcccctccctccctgagCACCTGGAGACCTCCACCGAGATGAAGGAGATCCAGAG ATGA
- the kcnh6a gene encoding potassium voltage-gated channel subfamily H member 6a isoform X2 yields MPVRRGHVALQNTYLDTIIRKFDEQNRKFLIANAQMKNCGIIYCNEGFCQMFGFTRAEIMQQPCTCQFLVGPGTMKSALAQLAQALLGSEEHKVEILYYAKEGTCRPCRVDIVPVKNEEGLVIMFILDFQELIDPTLKKSGLRQRVTQGWIYCQNRRLKMRLPVLRSMRQASLSKDQFEGVVVDYLQSDSEEVPLKEFRIPSKESCMQSETEALIEQDLDPPSPAAQSSTKHCSLLTDRLDPDIAFPRGNVPRSCSRDSVRSLRRASSLDNIDGMRAEWSSRPGDPQTNSNLKPSTLNSTSDSDLIRHRTIGRIPQVTLTFGSDRMRPPSPTEIEIIAPSKIKDRTQNVTEKVTHVTQVLSLGADVLPEYKLQAPRIHKWTILHYSPFKAVWDWVILLLVIYTAIFTPYSAAFLLNEVEEQRRRTCGYTCNPLNVVDLVVDVMFIVDILINFRTTYVNHNDEVVSHPGHIAQHYFKGWFLIDIVAAIPFDLLIFRSGSEEPQTTTLIGLLKTARLLRLVRVARKLDRYSEYGAAVLFLLMCTFALIAHWLACIWYAIGNVERTSSAHIGGMKIGWLDNLADQIGKHYNDSDLASGPSIKDKYVTALYFTFSSLTSVGFGNVSPNTNPEKIFSICVMLIGSLMYASIFGNVSAIIQRLYSGTARYHTQMLRVKEFIRFHQIPGGLKQRLEEYFQHAWSYTNGIDMNAVLKGFPECLQADICLHLNRTLLQNCKAFRGANKGCLRALAMRFKTTHAPPGDTLVHSGDILTAVYFISRGSIEILRDDVVVAILGKNDIFGEPISLYGRPGKSSADVRALTYCDLHKILRDDLLEVLDMYPDFADMFWNNLEITFNLRDADRINQPTPSRDSECGYRRTRHRRSSLRRRNRPDGMDREDSYPDQSCTMANHHQSMMAGSHWEDLCSSASICSQSSDEEMKPTGHSKGELYPPRGDTRDYPPAVVNILPHSGPSAGMGPPIDHGGPPFSAAPISVSGLYGYWQGRRSSQFSEGQRQTSAVRASFHPPPCAVERPSELESRLELLQSQLNRLETRMTADINVILQLLQRQMAPVPPAYSAVSPSPHPPHPTTLYSTGPPTIHTVPTVPLVQIDSTASLLQSPDSDFEHKSKDSLSSGIHLTVASDDTMSMSPEADPPHLPTMDLATPQLLGIHAPPGLLCGSQRFPSLPEHLETSTEMKEIQRHVSDSVLPGS; encoded by the exons ATCGCAAGTTTCTGATCGCCAATGCTCAGATGAAGAACTGTGGCATCATCTACTGCAATGAAGGCTTCTGCCAGATGTTTGGCTTCACCAGGGCGGAAATCATGCAGCAGCCCTGTACCTGTCAGTTCCTGGTGGGGCCCGGCACCATGAAGAGCGCCCTGGCCCAGCTGGCACAGGCGCTGCTCGGCTCTGAGGAGCACAAGGTGGAGATCCTGTACTACGCTAAGGAAG GGACCTGCAGACCCTGCCGGGTGGACATTGTCcctgtgaaaaatgaggaaggCCTCGTCATCATGTTCATCCTCGACTTCCAGGAGCTGATTGATCCCACACTCAAAAAATCTGGCCTCAGGCAGAGAGTAACCCAAGGATGGATTTACT GTCAGAATCGCAGGCTGAAGATGAGGCTGCCAGTGCTGCGTTCCATGAGACAAGCATCACTTTCCAAAGATCAGTTCGAAGGGGTCGTAGTGGACTACCTGCAG TCGGACAGCGAAGAGGTTCCTTTGAAAGAGTTTCGGATCCCGTCCAAGGAGAGCTGCATGCAGTCAGAGACAGAAGCTCTGATAGAACAGGACCTGGatcctccctctcctgcagCCCAGTCCTCCACCAAGCACTGCTCCCTGCTGACGGACCGCCTGGACCCCGACATTGCCTTCCCCCGGGGGAATGTACCTCGGAGCTGCTCCCGGGACAGTGTCCGCAGCCTCCGACGTGCCTCATCATTGGACAACATCGATGGCATGAGGGCAGAGTGGAGCAGTCGACCCGGAGACCCTCAAACTAACAGCA ATTTGAAGCCCAGCACTCTGAACTCCACGTCAGACTCGGATTTGATAAGACACCGGACCATCGGCCGCATCCCTCAGGTTACCCTCACCTTCGGCTCAGATCGGATGAGACCTCCTTCGCCAACGGAGATCGAAATCATCGCACCAAGCAAGATAAAAGACCGCACCCAGAACGTCACTGAGAAGGTCACTCACGTCACACAG GTGTTGTCCCTCGGCGCTGACGTGCTGCCAGAGTACAAGCTCCAGGCCCCACGCATCCACAAATGGACCATCCTGCACTACAGCCCGTTCAAAGCGGTATGGGACTGGGTCATCCTGCTGCTGGTCATCTACACTGCAATCTTCACACCATACTCAGCTGCTTTCCTTCTCAACGAGGTGgaggagcagcggaggaggacCTGCGGCTACACCTGCAACCCTCTCAACGTGGTGGACCTGGTGGTGGACGTCATGTTCATCGTGGACATTCTCATCAACTTCAGGACCACCTACGTCAACCACAACGACGAGGTGGTCAGCCATCCGGGACACATTGCACAGCACTACTTCAAGGGCTGGTTCCTCATCGACATCGTGGCCGCCATCCCCTTCGATCTGCTCATATTCCGCTCTGGatcagaggag CCCCAGACAACCACTCTGATTGGATTACTGAAGACAGCCAGGCTGTTGAGGTTGGTGCGAGTGGCCAGGAAGCTGGACCGTTACTCTGAGTATGGAGCCGCCGTCCTTTTCCTTCTCATGTGCACCTTTGCCCTCATCGCTCATTGGTTGGCCTGCATCTGGTACGCCATTGGCAACGTGGAGCGCACCAGCTCTGCGCACATCGGCGGCATGAAGATCGGTTGGCTGGACAACCTGGCTGACCAGATTGGCAAACACTACAACGACAGTGACCTGGCCTCAGGCCCCTCCATCAAGGACAAGTATGTCACCGCTCTGTACTTTACCTTCAGCAGCTTGACCAGCGTGGGCTTTGGGAACGTCTCGCCTAACACCAACCCGGAGAAGATCTTCTCCATCTGTGTCATGCTCATTGGCT CTCTGATGTACGCCAGTATCTTCGGTAACGTGTCAGCCATTATCCAGAGGTTGTACTCTGGTACGGCACGCTACCACACCCAGATGCTGCGGGTCAAAGAGTTCATTCGTTTCCATCAGATCCCAGGAGGCCTGAAACAGAGGCTGGAGGAGTACTTCCAACACGCCTGGTCTTACACCAATGGCATCGACATGAATGCT GTTTTAAAGGGTTTCCCTGAGTGTCTGCAGGCTGACATCTGCCTCCATCTGAACCGCACCTTGCTACAGAACTGCAAAGCCTTTCGAGGCGCCAACAAAGGCTGCCTGCGGGCTTTGGCCATGCGATTCAAGACTACCCACGCTCCCCCAGGGGACACTCTGGTCCACAGTGGGGACATTCTCACAGCCGTCTACTTCATTTCCAGAGGCTCCATCGAAATCCTTAGGGACGACGTGGTGGTGGCCATACTGG GAAAGAACGACATCTTTGGTGAACCCATCAGTCTCTATGGCAGACCGGGGAAGTCCAGCGCTGACGTCAGAGCTTTGACTTACTGCGACCTGCACAAGATCCTGAGAGATGACCTGCTGGAAGTGCTGGACATGTATCCCGACTTTGCTGACATGTTCTGGAACAACTTGGAGATCACCTTCAACCTGAGAGAT GCAGATAGAATAAACCAGCCAACCCCGAGCAGGGACTCTGAATGTGGCTACCGCCGGACAAGGCATCGGAGAAGCTCCCTGCGCCGTCGAAACCGTCCAG ACGGGATGGACCGTGAGGACTCTTACCCTGATCAGTCCTGCACAATGGCAAACCACCACCAGAGCATGATGGCAGGATCCCACTGGGAGGACCTCTGCAGCAGCGCCAGTATCTGTTCACAGTCTAGCGATGAGGAGATGAAACCCACGGGACACAGCAAAGGGGAGCTGTACCCCCCCAGAGGTGACACCAGAGACTACCCCCCAGCAGTAGTTAACATCCTGCCTCACAGTGGCCCCTCTGCTGGGATGGGACCCCCCATAGACCACGGAGGACCACCATTCTCAG cagcaccgatCAGCGTGTCAGGGTTGTACGGCTACTGGCAGGGCCGCAGATCCAGCCAGTTCTCCGAAGGCCAGAGACAGACGTCAGCAGTCAGGGCCAGTTTCCACCCACCGCCGTGCGCTGTGGAGCGGCCCAGTGAGCTGGAATCAAGACTGGAGCTGCTGCAATCACAGCTGAATCG GCTGGAGACGCGTATGACGGCAGATATCAACGTgatcctgcagctcctccagcgaCAGATGGCCCCAGTGCCTCCAGCCTACAGCGCCGTGTCCCCCAGCCCTCACCCACCTCACCCCACCACCCTGTACAGCACAGGACCACCAACAATTCACACTGTCCCCACAGTCCCGCTGGTACAGATCGACAGCACTgcctcactgctgcag AGTCCAGACTCTGACTTTGAGCACAAATCCAAGGACTCCCTGTCGAGTGGGATCCATCTCACTGTGGCCTCAGATGACACCATGTCAATGTCACCAGAGGCGGACCCACCACACCTGCCCACCATGGACCTCGCCACTCCTCAGCTGTTGGGGATCCACGCGCCTCCTGGACTGTTATGTGGCAGCCAGcgcttcccctccctccctgagCACCTGGAGACCTCCACCGAGATGAAGGAGATCCAGAGGCATGTCTCTGACTCTGTCTTGCCAGGCAGCTAG
- the kcnh6a gene encoding potassium voltage-gated channel subfamily H member 6a isoform X4 has protein sequence MPVRRGHVALQNTYLDTIIRKFDEQNRKFLIANAQMKNCGIIYCNEGFCQMFGFTRAEIMQQPCTCQFLVGPGTMKSALAQLAQALLGSEEHKVEILYYAKEGTCRPCRVDIVPVKNEEGLVIMFILDFQELIDPTLKKSGLRQRVTQGWIYCQNRRLKMRLPVLRSMRQASLSKDQFEGVVVDYLQSDSEEVPLKEFRIPSKESCMQSETEALIEQDLDPPSPAAQSSTKHCSLLTDRLDPDIAFPRGNVPRSCSRDSVRSLRRASSLDNIDGMRAEWSSRPGDPQTNSNLKPSTLNSTSDSDLIRHRTIGRIPQVTLTFGSDRMRPPSPTEIEIIAPSKIKDRTQNVTEKVTHVTQVLSLGADVLPEYKLQAPRIHKWTILHYSPFKAVWDWVILLLVIYTAIFTPYSAAFLLNEVEEQRRRTCGYTCNPLNVVDLVVDVMFIVDILINFRTTYVNHNDEVVSHPGHIAQHYFKGWFLIDIVAAIPFDLLIFRSGSEEPQTTTLIGLLKTARLLRLVRVARKLDRYSEYGAAVLFLLMCTFALIAHWLACIWYAIGNVERTSSAHIGGMKIGWLDNLADQIGKHYNDSDLASGPSIKDKYVTALYFTFSSLTSVGFGNVSPNTNPEKIFSICVMLIGSLMYASIFGNVSAIIQRLYSGTARYHTQMLRVKEFIRFHQIPGGLKQRLEEYFQHAWSYTNGIDMNAVLKGFPECLQADICLHLNRTLLQNCKAFRGANKGCLRALAMRFKTTHAPPGDTLVHSGDILTAVYFISRGSIEILRDDVVVAILGKNDIFGEPISLYGRPGKSSADVRALTYCDLHKILRDDLLEVLDMYPDFADMFWNNLEITFNLRDADRINQPTPSRDSECGYRRTRHRRSSLRRRNRPDGMDREDSYPDQSCTMANHHQSMMAGSHWEDLCSSASICSQSSDEEMKPTGHSKGELYPPRGDTRDYPPAVVNILPHSGPSAGMGPPIDHGGPPFSAAAPISVSGLYGYWQGRRSSQFSEGQRQTSAVRASFHPPPCAVERPSELESRLELLQSQLNRLETRMTADINVILQLLQRQMAPVPPAYSAVSPSPHPPHPTTLYSTGPPTIHTVPTVPLSPDSDFEHKSKDSLSSGIHLTVASDDTMSMSPEADPPHLPTMDLATPQLLGIHAPPGLLCGSQRFPSLPEHLETSTEMKEIQRHVSDSVLPGS, from the exons ATCGCAAGTTTCTGATCGCCAATGCTCAGATGAAGAACTGTGGCATCATCTACTGCAATGAAGGCTTCTGCCAGATGTTTGGCTTCACCAGGGCGGAAATCATGCAGCAGCCCTGTACCTGTCAGTTCCTGGTGGGGCCCGGCACCATGAAGAGCGCCCTGGCCCAGCTGGCACAGGCGCTGCTCGGCTCTGAGGAGCACAAGGTGGAGATCCTGTACTACGCTAAGGAAG GGACCTGCAGACCCTGCCGGGTGGACATTGTCcctgtgaaaaatgaggaaggCCTCGTCATCATGTTCATCCTCGACTTCCAGGAGCTGATTGATCCCACACTCAAAAAATCTGGCCTCAGGCAGAGAGTAACCCAAGGATGGATTTACT GTCAGAATCGCAGGCTGAAGATGAGGCTGCCAGTGCTGCGTTCCATGAGACAAGCATCACTTTCCAAAGATCAGTTCGAAGGGGTCGTAGTGGACTACCTGCAG TCGGACAGCGAAGAGGTTCCTTTGAAAGAGTTTCGGATCCCGTCCAAGGAGAGCTGCATGCAGTCAGAGACAGAAGCTCTGATAGAACAGGACCTGGatcctccctctcctgcagCCCAGTCCTCCACCAAGCACTGCTCCCTGCTGACGGACCGCCTGGACCCCGACATTGCCTTCCCCCGGGGGAATGTACCTCGGAGCTGCTCCCGGGACAGTGTCCGCAGCCTCCGACGTGCCTCATCATTGGACAACATCGATGGCATGAGGGCAGAGTGGAGCAGTCGACCCGGAGACCCTCAAACTAACAGCA ATTTGAAGCCCAGCACTCTGAACTCCACGTCAGACTCGGATTTGATAAGACACCGGACCATCGGCCGCATCCCTCAGGTTACCCTCACCTTCGGCTCAGATCGGATGAGACCTCCTTCGCCAACGGAGATCGAAATCATCGCACCAAGCAAGATAAAAGACCGCACCCAGAACGTCACTGAGAAGGTCACTCACGTCACACAG GTGTTGTCCCTCGGCGCTGACGTGCTGCCAGAGTACAAGCTCCAGGCCCCACGCATCCACAAATGGACCATCCTGCACTACAGCCCGTTCAAAGCGGTATGGGACTGGGTCATCCTGCTGCTGGTCATCTACACTGCAATCTTCACACCATACTCAGCTGCTTTCCTTCTCAACGAGGTGgaggagcagcggaggaggacCTGCGGCTACACCTGCAACCCTCTCAACGTGGTGGACCTGGTGGTGGACGTCATGTTCATCGTGGACATTCTCATCAACTTCAGGACCACCTACGTCAACCACAACGACGAGGTGGTCAGCCATCCGGGACACATTGCACAGCACTACTTCAAGGGCTGGTTCCTCATCGACATCGTGGCCGCCATCCCCTTCGATCTGCTCATATTCCGCTCTGGatcagaggag CCCCAGACAACCACTCTGATTGGATTACTGAAGACAGCCAGGCTGTTGAGGTTGGTGCGAGTGGCCAGGAAGCTGGACCGTTACTCTGAGTATGGAGCCGCCGTCCTTTTCCTTCTCATGTGCACCTTTGCCCTCATCGCTCATTGGTTGGCCTGCATCTGGTACGCCATTGGCAACGTGGAGCGCACCAGCTCTGCGCACATCGGCGGCATGAAGATCGGTTGGCTGGACAACCTGGCTGACCAGATTGGCAAACACTACAACGACAGTGACCTGGCCTCAGGCCCCTCCATCAAGGACAAGTATGTCACCGCTCTGTACTTTACCTTCAGCAGCTTGACCAGCGTGGGCTTTGGGAACGTCTCGCCTAACACCAACCCGGAGAAGATCTTCTCCATCTGTGTCATGCTCATTGGCT CTCTGATGTACGCCAGTATCTTCGGTAACGTGTCAGCCATTATCCAGAGGTTGTACTCTGGTACGGCACGCTACCACACCCAGATGCTGCGGGTCAAAGAGTTCATTCGTTTCCATCAGATCCCAGGAGGCCTGAAACAGAGGCTGGAGGAGTACTTCCAACACGCCTGGTCTTACACCAATGGCATCGACATGAATGCT GTTTTAAAGGGTTTCCCTGAGTGTCTGCAGGCTGACATCTGCCTCCATCTGAACCGCACCTTGCTACAGAACTGCAAAGCCTTTCGAGGCGCCAACAAAGGCTGCCTGCGGGCTTTGGCCATGCGATTCAAGACTACCCACGCTCCCCCAGGGGACACTCTGGTCCACAGTGGGGACATTCTCACAGCCGTCTACTTCATTTCCAGAGGCTCCATCGAAATCCTTAGGGACGACGTGGTGGTGGCCATACTGG GAAAGAACGACATCTTTGGTGAACCCATCAGTCTCTATGGCAGACCGGGGAAGTCCAGCGCTGACGTCAGAGCTTTGACTTACTGCGACCTGCACAAGATCCTGAGAGATGACCTGCTGGAAGTGCTGGACATGTATCCCGACTTTGCTGACATGTTCTGGAACAACTTGGAGATCACCTTCAACCTGAGAGAT GCAGATAGAATAAACCAGCCAACCCCGAGCAGGGACTCTGAATGTGGCTACCGCCGGACAAGGCATCGGAGAAGCTCCCTGCGCCGTCGAAACCGTCCAG ACGGGATGGACCGTGAGGACTCTTACCCTGATCAGTCCTGCACAATGGCAAACCACCACCAGAGCATGATGGCAGGATCCCACTGGGAGGACCTCTGCAGCAGCGCCAGTATCTGTTCACAGTCTAGCGATGAGGAGATGAAACCCACGGGACACAGCAAAGGGGAGCTGTACCCCCCCAGAGGTGACACCAGAGACTACCCCCCAGCAGTAGTTAACATCCTGCCTCACAGTGGCCCCTCTGCTGGGATGGGACCCCCCATAGACCACGGAGGACCACCATTCTCAG cagcagcaccgatCAGCGTGTCAGGGTTGTACGGCTACTGGCAGGGCCGCAGATCCAGCCAGTTCTCCGAAGGCCAGAGACAGACGTCAGCAGTCAGGGCCAGTTTCCACCCACCGCCGTGCGCTGTGGAGCGGCCCAGTGAGCTGGAATCAAGACTGGAGCTGCTGCAATCACAGCTGAATCG GCTGGAGACGCGTATGACGGCAGATATCAACGTgatcctgcagctcctccagcgaCAGATGGCCCCAGTGCCTCCAGCCTACAGCGCCGTGTCCCCCAGCCCTCACCCACCTCACCCCACCACCCTGTACAGCACAGGACCACCAACAATTCACACTGTCCCCACAGTCCCGCTG AGTCCAGACTCTGACTTTGAGCACAAATCCAAGGACTCCCTGTCGAGTGGGATCCATCTCACTGTGGCCTCAGATGACACCATGTCAATGTCACCAGAGGCGGACCCACCACACCTGCCCACCATGGACCTCGCCACTCCTCAGCTGTTGGGGATCCACGCGCCTCCTGGACTGTTATGTGGCAGCCAGcgcttcccctccctccctgagCACCTGGAGACCTCCACCGAGATGAAGGAGATCCAGAGGCATGTCTCTGACTCTGTCTTGCCAGGCAGCTAG